Proteins encoded together in one Juglans regia cultivar Chandler chromosome 9, Walnut 2.0, whole genome shotgun sequence window:
- the LOC108991565 gene encoding DNA (cytosine-5)-methyltransferase 1-like, giving the protein MALAVDESGRPFMAIKEQEQKTGLGGLDAQKAKTSSGMKKKKSTISSTKKAATTSQKEKKRNVSQGSEEPTGSRKMPKRASACRDFKERSIRICEKSCVVETKKDQFADEEILAVRLTSRQDDGRPNRRLTDFVLHDENGAPQPLEMLEVDDMYISGLILPLEASLEKEKDKEKGVRCEGFGRIESWDISGYEDGSPVVWLSTDIADYDCLKPASSYKKFFDHFFEKARACVEVYKKLRRSSGGNSDSSLDELLAGVVRSMSGSKHFSYATSIKDFVISQGEFIYNQLVGLDETSKKNDLIFAEMPVLAALRDESSKRGSFTQANAPTTGGSLTIGSKLGDEDKKNKSGSSKSAVEENEDLKLARLLQEEENWQSMKQKKSQSFSYTSNKFYIKINEDEIANDYPLPAYYKNSVEETDEFIVFDGDMICDTDELPRSMLHNWSLYNSDSRLISLELLPMKPCTDIDVTIFGSGVMTSDDGSGFCLDANPGQSSSCGSRAQDADGIPIYLSAIKEWMIEFGSSMVFISIRTDMAWYRLGKPSEQYARWYEPVLRTARLAVSIITLLKEQSRVARLSFADVIKRLSEFKKDHWAYVSSDPAAVERYVVVHGQIILQLFAEFPDEKIKRCAFVIGLTKKMEERHHTKWLLKKKKVLQKIESNLNPRAAMAPVQSKRKVMQATTTRLINRIWGEYYSNYSPDDLQEEITCDLKDEEDVEEQEENEEDDCEENKILFSEGTQKPLTVSRTTKLCSMNKEISWDGKSVGKTSTGEMCYKKAIVHGDAIAVGGAVLMEENESLDLPIIYFVEFMFQASDGSKMFHGRILQQGSQTVLGNAANERELFLTNECMTLGLENVKQTVVVDVRLVPWGHQHRKDNANADKIDRARAEERKRKGLPLEYYCKSLYYPDKGAFVSLPYETMGLGSGFCHSCKIREAQEDKETFKLNSRQTGFVYRGTEYSVHDYIYVSPHNFAVESLEHLTFKSGRNVGLKPYVVCQVLEIIVTSEAKRLEDKSTKVKVRRFFRPEDISVEKAYCSDIQEVYFSEETHVMAIENIEGKCEVRKKYDVLACVAPAISQHIFFCEYMYDPSKGSLKQLPAHIKLRYSTGDVDGVAASRKKKGKCKEGEDLEYEKQREASWENRLATLDIFAGCGGLSEGLHQSGASLTKWAIEYEEPAGDAFKLNHPESVMFINNCNVILRAVMEKCGDADDCISTSEAAELAAALSEKEINDLPLPGQVDFINGGPPCQGFSGMNRFNQSTWSKVQCEMILAFLSFADYFRPKYFLLENVRNFVSFNKGQTFRLTLSSLLEMGYQVRFGILEAGAYGVSQSRKRAFIWAASPEETLPEWPEPMHVFAAPELRVTLSGNLQYAAVRSTANGAPFRAITVRDTIGDLPAVGNGAAKINLEYENDPASWFQKKIRGNMAVLTDHISKEMNELNLIRCQKIPKRPGADWHDLPDEKVKLSTGQIVDLIPWCLPNTAKRHNQWKGLFGRLDWDGNFPTSITDPQPMGKVGMCFHPDQDRILTVRECARSQGFPDSYQFAGNIQHKHRQIGNAVPPPLAYALGRKLKEAVDSKRST; this is encoded by the exons gaatgaagaaaaaaaagagcacTATTTCTAGCACTAAAAAGGCAGCTACAACtagccaaaaagaaaagaagcgAAATGTGTCTCAGGGTAGTGAAGAGCCAACTGGTTCTAGGAAAATGCCGAAGCGAGCTTCTGCATGTAGAGATTTCAAGGAGCGATCTATTCGTATATGTGAGAAGTCTTGTGTCGTTGAGACAAAGAAGGATCAATTTGCTGATGAAGAGATTCTAGCTGTACGCTTGACTTCTAGACAAGATGATGGACGGCCAAATAGAAGATTAACTGATTTTGTCTTGCATGATGAAAACGGTGCCCCACAGCCCCTTGAGATGTTGGAAGTTGACGACATGTACATCTCAGGTCTTATATTGCCTCTCGAAGCAAgtttggaaaaggaaaaggataaGGAAAAGGGTGTCAGATGTGAAGGCTTTGGACGGATAGAGTCATGGGATATCTCTGGTTACGAAGATGGTTCTCCAGTGGTATGGCTTTCAACTGACATTGCCGATTATGATTGCCTTAAACCAGCAAGTAGCTACAAGAAATTTTTTGATCATTTCTTTGAAAAGGCACGTGCTTGTGTCGAGGTTTACAAAAAGCTGCGAAGGTCTTCTGGAGGGAACTCTGATTCCAGTCTAGATGAGTTGCTTGCTGGAGTTGTTCGTTCAATGAGTGGAAGCAAGCATTTTTCTTATGCAACATCTATCAAGGACTTTGTCATTTCTCAGGGTGAGTTTATCTATAATCAATTGGTAGGTTTGGATGAGACATCGAAGAAGAATGATCTGATATTTGCAGAGATGCCTGTTCTTGCTGCCTTGAGAGATGAGAGTAGCAAGCGTGGAAGCTTTACTCAAGCAAATGCACCAACTACAGGTGGGAGTTTAACAATTGGTTCAAAATTAGgagatgaagataaaaaaaataaatctggtTCTTCCAAATCTGCAGTGGAGGAAAATGAAGATTTAAAGTTAGCAAGGCTCTTGCAGGAAGAAGAGAACTGGCAATCAATGAAGCAGAAGAAAAGTCAGAGTTTCTCCTATACGTCTAACAAAttctacataaaaattaatgaagATGAAATTGCCAATGACTACCCTCTGCCTGCTTATTACAAGAACTCTGTAGAAGAAACTGATGAGTTCATAGTTTTTGACGGTGATATGATATGTGACACTGATGAACTTCCTCGAAGCATGCTTCATAATTGGTCACTCTACAATTCAGACTCAAGGTTAATTTCCTTGGAACTTCTTCCAATGAAACCGTGTACAGATATTGATGTCACCATCTTTGGGTCAGGGGTTATGACTTCTGATGATGGAAGTGGATTTTGTCTTGATGCCAACCCTGGTCAgtcttcttcatgtggttcaAGAGCACAGGATGCTGATGGGATTCCAATTTATTTAAGTGCAATAAAGGAATGGATGATTGAATTTGGTTCATCAATGGTTTTCATTTCTATCCGTACAGACATGGCCTG GTATCGACTTGGTAAGCCATCAGAGCAGTATGCTCGTTGGTACGAACCAGTTTTGAGAACAGCCAGGCTTGCTGTAAGTATCATCACATTGTTGAAGGAACAGAGCCGAGTTGCTCGACTTTCTTTTGCAGATGTCATCAAGAGACTGTCTGAGTTCAAGAAGGACCATTGGGCATACGTTTCTTCTGATCCAGCAGCTGTTGAAAGATATGTAGTTGTCCATGGACAGATAATACTGCAGCTATTTGCAGAATTTCCAGATGAGAAGATTAAAAGGTGTGCATTTGTGATTGGTCTTACAAAGAAAATGGAGGAGAGACATCATACTAAATggttattgaagaagaaaaaggtatTGCAAAAGATTGAATCAAATTTGAATCCAAGAGCAGCAATGGCACCTGTGCAATCCAAGAGGAAGGTTATGCAGGCTACAACAACTAGACTAATAAACAGAATTTGGGGGGAGTACTATTCAAATTACTCACCAGATGATCTACAAGAAGAAATTACTTGTGATTTGAAAGACGAGGAAGACGTTGAGGAGCaagaggaaaatgaagaagatgattgtGAAGAGAATAAGATATTATTTTCAGAGGGAACTCAGAAACCTCTTACAGTCTCAAGAACAACTAAATTATGCTCTATGAATAAGGAAATAAGCTGGGATGGAAAGTCTGTCGGAAAAACATCCACTGGTGAAATGTGTTATAAAAAAGCCATTGTTCATGGTGATGCAATTGCTGTAGGGGGTGCTGTTTTAATGGAAGAAAATGAATCATTGGACCTTCCCATTATCTATTTTGTTGAATTCATGTTTCAAGCATCAGATGGAAGCAAAATGTTCCATGGAAGAATTTTGCAGCAAGGATCTCAGACTGTTCTTGGCAATGCTGCTAATGAGAGGGAGCTATTTCTGACAAATGAGTGCATGACCCTGGGATTGGAGAATGTTAAACAGACAGTTGTTGTGGATGTTCGCTTAGTGCCATGGGGCCATCAACATAGGAAGGATAATGCTAATGCTGATAAAATTGACAGAGCACGAgcagaagagaggaagagaaaggggTTGCCACTTGAATATTACTGTAAAAGCTTGTATTATCCTGATAAAGGTGCTTTTGTTAGTCTTCCCTATGAAACTATGGGTCTCGGGTCAGGCTTTTGCCACTCTTGCAAAATAAGAGAAGCACAGGAGGACAAggaaacttttaaattaaattcacgTCAGACTGGTTTCGTGTACAGGGGAACTGAGTACTCTGTTCATGATTATATCTATGTCAGCCCCCATAACTTTGCAGTGGAAAGTCTGGAGCATCTAACTTTCAAGAGTGGAAGGAATGTAGGTTTGAAACCTTATGTTGTGTGCCAAGTGCTGGAGATTATTGTCACAAGTGAAGCTAAAAGACTAGAAGATAAATCTACAAAGGTTAAAGTTAGAAGATTTTTCAGACCAGAAGACATTTCAGTTGAGAAGGCATACTGCTCTGACATTCAGGAA GTCTACTTCAGTGAAGAAACACATGTTATGGCTATCGAAAATATAGAAGGTAAATGTGAAGTCCGAAAGAAGTATGATGTTCTGGCATGCGTTGCTCCTGCTATTTCCCAACACATTTTCTTCTGTGAATATATGTATGATCCTTCTAAAGGGTCCCTCAAGCAG TTGCCAGCTCATATAAAACTAAGATACTCGACTGGGGATGTGGATGGTGTTGCTGCATCTAGAAAGAAAAAGGGCAAGTGCAAAGAAGGGGAGGATTTAGAATACGAGAAACAAAGAGAAGCATCTTGGGAGAATCGGTTGGCAACATTAGATATATTTGCTGGTTGTGGTGGCTTGTCAGAGGGATTGCATCAGTCTG GTGCCTCATTAACCAAGTGGGCAATTGAGTATGAAGAACCTGCTGGAGATGCCTTTAAACTCAATCATCCAGAGTCAGTGATGTTCATTAATAACTGCAACGTGATTCTTAG GGCTGTGATGGAGAAGTGTGGGGATGCCGATGACTGTATCTCAACTTCTGAAGCTGCAGAGTTAGCTGCAGCTCTTAGTGAGAAGGAGATTAATGATTTGCCACTTCCAGGGCAAGTGGATTTCATCAATGGTGGACCTCCATGTCAG GGTTTCTCGGGAATGAATAGGTTCAATCAAAGCACTTGGAGTAAAGTTCAGTGTGAAATGATCTTGGCATTCTTATCCTTTGCTGATTACTTTAGGCCAAAGTACTTCCTTCTAGAGAATGTGAGGAACTTTGTGTCTTTCAATAAAGGACAGACATTTCGTTTAACTCTTTCCTCACTCCTTGAGATGGGTTATCAG GTGAGGTTTGGTATTCTGGAAGCTGGAGCTTATGGTGTTTCACAGTCAAGAAAACGTGCATTTATATGGGCAGCCTCCCCTGAAGAGACGCTCCCAGAGTGGCCAGAGCCAATGCACGTCTTTGCTGCCCCGGAGTTGAGAGTAACATTGTCAGGAAATTTGCAGTATGCTGCAGTCCGAAGTACTGCAAATGGAGCCCCTTTCCGTGCAATAACTGTAAGAGATACAATTGGTGATCTCCCAGCTGTAGGGAATGGTGCCGCTAAGATAAATTTAGAg TATGAAAATGACCCTGCCTCAtggtttcaaaagaaaattcgaGGGAATATGGCTGTCTTGACTGATCATATatcaaaagaaatgaatgaGCTCAATCTCATTCGGTGTCAGAAAATTCCAAAGCGACCTGGTGCAGATTGGCATGACCTTCCGGATGAAAAG GTGAAACTGTCTACTGGACAAATTGTTGATTTGATACCATGGTGCCTGCCAAACACAGCTAAGCGACACAATCAATGGAAGGGGCTGTTTGGAAGGTTGGATTGGGATGGGAACTTCCCAACTTCCATCACAGACCCTCAACCAATGGGTAAGGTGGGGATGTGTTTTCACCCCGATCAGGACAGGATCCTCACAGTTCGTGAATGTGCTCGATCTCAA GGTTTCCCAGATAGCTACCAGTTTGCTGGTAATATCCAACACAAGCACAGGCAGATTGGAAATGCTGTACCTCCTCCTCTAGCATACGCCCTGGGGAGGAAACTCAAGGAAGCTGTGGACAGTAAGAGGTCTACATAG